In the Rhizobium sp. CB3090 genome, one interval contains:
- a CDS encoding transposase, with protein MRVEILGDERRRRWSDESKLEVVLSVGVDGASVTEVARRYSVTRQQVYTWRRELRKKGLLSPPSTTVFLPLDMPPAGDSKEARAFDGMQVLPAMMELQLRCGRSLRFSGDVDVVALKRLIRAIEAA; from the coding sequence ATGCGCGTGGAAATTCTCGGCGATGAACGTCGCCGACGTTGGAGTGATGAGAGCAAGCTGGAGGTCGTGCTGTCGGTAGGCGTCGACGGCGCGTCGGTGACAGAGGTGGCGCGCCGGTATTCGGTCACGCGGCAGCAGGTTTACACCTGGCGGCGTGAATTGCGGAAGAAGGGCCTGCTGTCGCCGCCGTCGACGACGGTGTTTCTGCCGCTGGACATGCCGCCGGCAGGGGACAGCAAAGAGGCTCGGGCTTTTGATGGCATGCAGGTTTTGCCTGCAATGATGGAATTGCAACTGCGCTGCGGACGAAGCCTTCGCTTCAGTGGCGATGTTGATGTGGTTGCACTGAAGCGCCTGATCCGGGCAATCGAGGCGGCATGA
- the tnpB gene encoding IS66 family insertion sequence element accessory protein TnpB (TnpB, as the term is used for proteins encoded by IS66 family insertion elements, is considered an accessory protein, since TnpC, encoded by a neighboring gene, is a DDE family transposase.), with translation MIGPGTGVRVYIACGVTDMRKGIEGLAALAQDVLRQKPTGGAVFAFRGKRGDRLKLLYFDGQGFCLYYKILQKGRFPWPLAADGAARLTSAQLAMLWEGIDWRRPDWGVPPARVG, from the coding sequence ATGATCGGGCCTGGGACAGGTGTTCGGGTTTATATCGCCTGCGGTGTCACGGACATGCGCAAGGGGATAGAGGGGCTGGCTGCTCTTGCCCAGGATGTGCTGCGCCAGAAGCCGACGGGAGGTGCGGTCTTCGCGTTTCGGGGCAAGCGGGGCGACCGTTTGAAGCTATTGTATTTTGACGGCCAGGGGTTCTGCCTTTATTACAAAATCTTGCAGAAAGGGCGGTTTCCATGGCCCTTGGCAGCAGATGGAGCAGCCCGGTTGACGTCTGCTCAACTGGCAATGCTGTGGGAAGGGATTGATTGGCGACGGCCCGACTGGGGCGTTCCTCCGGCCCGTGTCGGTTGA
- a CDS encoding IS66 family transposase — protein sequence MSNASQNLPDDPAFLKAMIASLEAKNAKMSATLQAHDQLIQSLRLRIARLKKHGFGKSSEKIEREIQQLELALEDLMIAASEGSSEPLAEDEETEPAAPEESMPEKTMRRRPRVSDKAARERRELDPGTCCPACGGELRLVGEDVSKILDMIAAQMKVIEIARLKKSCRCCEKMVQLPAPSRPISGSMAGAGLLAYILVSKFDDHLPLYRLNEIFARMGVDIPDSTLVDWCGRAMQVLLPLIELIEAAIMSSDLLHADDTPIRVLDRSLRDKGLGKGVKKGRLWTYVRDQRPWAGIAPPGAVYYFAPDWKEEHVHRHLKEASGILQADGYKGYAKLYEAGTDGKRRFREASCWAHWRRDFHDIWTSNKSEIAREALDRIGALYDIERGIAGKSADIRLAARQKHSKAKVEAFRVWAEAQLTRIPGKSDLAGAFRYGLSRWSSFCLFLEDGRVAIDNNAAERALRPIGVGRRNWLFAGADTGAETLARAMTIIETAKMNGLDPQAYLADVLDRIQDHKINRLAELLPWNWKPTAAIICAEAA from the coding sequence ATGTCAAACGCGAGCCAAAATCTTCCCGATGATCCGGCCTTCCTGAAGGCGATGATCGCCTCGCTTGAGGCGAAGAACGCGAAGATGTCTGCGACCTTGCAGGCGCATGATCAGTTGATCCAGTCCCTGCGGCTGCGCATCGCCAGGCTGAAGAAACATGGCTTCGGCAAGTCGTCGGAAAAGATCGAGCGGGAAATCCAGCAGTTGGAACTGGCGCTCGAGGACCTGATGATTGCCGCTTCGGAAGGCAGCAGCGAGCCACTCGCCGAGGACGAAGAAACGGAGCCTGCCGCGCCTGAGGAAAGCATGCCTGAAAAGACCATGCGCCGCCGTCCGCGCGTGTCGGACAAGGCCGCTCGCGAGCGCAGGGAACTTGATCCCGGAACGTGCTGCCCCGCTTGTGGTGGCGAACTGCGGCTTGTCGGCGAAGACGTCAGCAAAATCCTCGACATGATCGCCGCACAGATGAAGGTCATCGAGATCGCCCGGCTGAAGAAGTCCTGCCGCTGCTGCGAGAAGATGGTGCAGTTGCCCGCGCCCAGCCGTCCGATATCGGGCAGCATGGCGGGCGCTGGTCTTCTGGCCTATATCCTGGTCTCGAAGTTCGACGACCACTTGCCGCTCTATCGCCTGAACGAAATCTTCGCCCGCATGGGCGTTGATATCCCCGACAGCACGTTGGTCGATTGGTGTGGCCGCGCCATGCAGGTGCTCCTGCCGCTGATCGAGTTGATCGAAGCCGCGATCATGAGCAGCGACCTTCTCCACGCCGACGACACGCCGATCCGGGTTCTGGATCGTTCTCTACGCGACAAGGGGCTGGGGAAAGGGGTGAAGAAGGGCAGGCTCTGGACCTATGTCCGGGACCAGCGCCCATGGGCGGGCATAGCTCCGCCCGGTGCGGTCTATTATTTTGCTCCCGACTGGAAGGAAGAGCACGTTCACCGTCACCTCAAGGAGGCGAGCGGCATCCTTCAGGCCGATGGCTACAAAGGCTATGCGAAGTTATATGAGGCCGGAACGGACGGGAAACGCCGCTTCCGGGAGGCTTCATGTTGGGCGCATTGGCGGCGCGACTTCCACGATATCTGGACCTCGAACAAATCCGAGATTGCCCGCGAGGCTCTCGACCGTATCGGCGCGCTTTACGACATCGAGCGCGGCATTGCAGGCAAGTCTGCCGATATCCGTCTTGCCGCGCGCCAGAAGCACAGCAAGGCAAAGGTCGAAGCATTCCGCGTCTGGGCCGAAGCGCAACTGACCCGTATCCCCGGCAAGAGCGATCTGGCGGGCGCTTTCCGGTACGGCTTGAGCAGGTGGTCTTCATTCTGCCTGTTCCTGGAAGATGGCCGTGTCGCAATCGATAACAACGCCGCCGAGCGGGCGTTGCGTCCTATCGGCGTTGGAAGACGAAACTGGCTCTTCGCGGGTGCCGACACTGGAGCAGAAACCCTGGCGCGGGCCATGACGATTATCGAAACCGCCAAGATGAATGGCCTTGATCCGCAGGCCTATCTGGCTGATGTGCTCGACCGCATTCAGGATCACAAGATCAATCGCCTCGCGGAGCTGCTTCCATGGAACTGGAAGCCGACAGCGGCAATCATCTGCGCCGAGGCCGCTTGA
- a CDS encoding transposase family protein: protein MTLKLARGDCYRIPFEGVTREYTFVKQVAGGQMIFVDGTTGRPVPFDEGKLSKMIKDRAAVRQLSSNWVDRIDIHALMDPSLPKTPLETRKKIHAAQVKVAEAAMLLFYVKRFDAAPDEVSRSNAGYTAFIDRTYPAAEAAGHFHKPSYSALRRALEKGVPHNRCLADYISQRGAHSKRKWTDPWVLRRLKNAVDEFYSEGIPKPPTLKDVVDKFLGDAILEDRARQQRGESSLKYPRRTAVEDHIRGQETEERLAKREPRRALQEYGGRAKGASADFPLQRVQIDQTLVDTWINIYDEDGNIEDRRRPWLVSIFDVYSRMILAAILTFEKPSALTVQLAIKQMLRPKLFLIERFGKKKGATDGSGMPKEMTFDNGVENIGFSSRTLLADSGIDMELAPKGTPKAKAIVERGFNTYNHSLWHNAPGGIPYKPQALAARRLKPEEKAQWALDFATGVMWHWIVNVHHLGRNRTLEGIPARLWSEKVNDAMVGRSVPKRLDLFDILCGIRKRLWFNGAGVAYDTHVFHHKDVTEDFLRATLPAEMRSSRRKGGKVAVEAIIYPHDCSHIYIVDHVRNRFVRLPNSKPRFAEGLSYNEARLIREADRRLDRHFVSEEELILAKCEFLRLRDRARDLARAERAILQARKANKKVAAEGELVVYTLAEGDDIEMGTVDPTINGDAPYDIPQEMPAIVRKSPLVSHKDQQRGARKAQETRQKNKLIDELRKAASASVRVERPANARPHALPIIDDASSFLDALADDLD from the coding sequence ATGACACTAAAGCTCGCGAGAGGTGATTGCTACCGTATCCCGTTCGAGGGCGTCACGAGGGAGTACACCTTCGTGAAGCAGGTCGCCGGCGGGCAGATGATATTTGTCGACGGGACTACGGGAAGACCCGTGCCGTTCGACGAGGGCAAGCTCTCGAAAATGATCAAAGACAGGGCTGCGGTCCGGCAGCTCTCGTCGAACTGGGTGGATCGCATCGACATCCACGCGCTAATGGATCCTTCGCTGCCGAAAACGCCGCTTGAGACCCGCAAGAAAATCCACGCTGCTCAGGTGAAGGTCGCGGAAGCGGCCATGCTCCTATTCTACGTGAAGCGCTTCGACGCCGCGCCCGACGAAGTGTCCAGATCCAATGCTGGCTACACGGCGTTCATTGACCGAACCTACCCCGCCGCGGAGGCGGCGGGCCACTTTCACAAGCCGTCCTATTCGGCCCTCCGTCGCGCATTGGAGAAGGGCGTCCCTCATAACCGCTGCCTGGCGGATTATATCAGCCAAAGGGGAGCACACAGCAAGCGCAAGTGGACCGATCCATGGGTCCTGCGGAGGCTCAAGAACGCCGTCGATGAGTTCTACAGCGAGGGGATTCCGAAACCTCCGACGCTCAAGGATGTCGTGGACAAGTTCCTTGGCGACGCGATATTGGAGGACCGGGCTCGACAGCAGCGCGGCGAATCATCGCTGAAATATCCGAGACGCACGGCCGTCGAAGACCATATCCGGGGACAGGAGACCGAGGAGCGACTCGCCAAACGGGAACCCCGTCGAGCCCTGCAGGAATACGGCGGAAGGGCCAAGGGCGCGTCGGCGGACTTCCCGCTCCAGCGCGTCCAGATCGATCAGACCCTCGTCGACACCTGGATCAACATCTACGACGAGGACGGCAATATAGAAGACCGCAGGCGGCCGTGGCTCGTCTCGATCTTCGACGTCTACTCTCGCATGATACTTGCCGCGATCCTGACCTTCGAAAAGCCATCGGCATTGACGGTCCAACTGGCGATCAAGCAGATGCTACGACCGAAGCTCTTCCTGATAGAGCGCTTCGGCAAGAAGAAGGGGGCGACCGATGGCAGTGGCATGCCAAAGGAGATGACCTTCGACAATGGCGTCGAGAATATCGGATTCTCCTCACGGACGCTGCTCGCGGACTCAGGCATTGACATGGAGCTGGCGCCCAAAGGAACCCCGAAGGCGAAGGCCATCGTGGAGAGGGGATTCAACACTTACAACCATTCCCTCTGGCACAACGCTCCGGGCGGCATACCATACAAGCCCCAAGCTCTGGCGGCACGAAGGCTGAAGCCCGAGGAGAAGGCGCAGTGGGCCCTCGATTTCGCTACTGGGGTAATGTGGCATTGGATCGTCAACGTCCACCATCTCGGTAGGAATCGGACGCTGGAGGGTATTCCGGCCAGGTTGTGGTCCGAAAAGGTGAACGACGCAATGGTGGGGCGCTCCGTGCCGAAGCGGTTAGACCTTTTCGACATCCTTTGCGGAATCCGCAAGCGGCTGTGGTTCAATGGGGCGGGAGTCGCCTATGACACCCACGTGTTCCACCATAAGGATGTGACTGAAGATTTTCTTCGCGCGACGCTGCCCGCGGAAATGCGGTCCAGCCGGAGGAAGGGCGGAAAGGTGGCTGTCGAGGCGATCATCTATCCGCATGACTGCTCACACATCTATATCGTAGATCATGTAAGGAACAGATTTGTGCGGCTGCCCAACAGCAAGCCGAGGTTCGCCGAGGGCCTAAGCTACAATGAAGCCAGACTCATCAGGGAGGCGGACCGCAGGCTCGACAGGCACTTCGTGAGCGAGGAGGAGTTGATCCTCGCAAAATGCGAATTTCTAAGGCTCCGCGACAGGGCGCGGGACCTGGCCCGAGCGGAACGTGCGATCCTTCAGGCTAGAAAGGCGAACAAGAAGGTGGCCGCGGAAGGGGAGCTCGTCGTCTATACCTTGGCCGAGGGCGACGACATCGAAATGGGAACCGTCGATCCGACCATCAACGGCGATGCTCCATACGACATCCCCCAGGAGATGCCGGCAATTGTCCGCAAGTCCCCCCTGGTCTCCCACAAGGATCAACAGCGCGGCGCCCGGAAGGCGCAGGAAACGCGCCAGAAAAACAAGCTAATAGACGAGCTCAGGAAAGCGGCCAGCGCTTCCGTACGTGTCGAGAGACCCGCCAACGCCAGGCCTCACGCACTTCCTATCATCGATGACGCTTCAAGCTTCCTCGATGCGCTTGCAGACGATCTCGACTGA